The following proteins come from a genomic window of Terribacillus aidingensis:
- the minC gene encoding septum site-determining protein MinC, producing the protein MIGNKQIITIKGTREGLSLHMDDACSFEELLKELEEKLAANRIDSADHLVGVHIQLGNRYLYKEQEETLRKMITSKQRLKIESIHSDVITKQAATEWKEEAEVKAVSRVVRSGQVLEVKGDLLLLGDVNPGGCVTATGNIFVMGNLLGIAHAGKEGNADAVIAASYMNPTQLRIADYISRAPDHETDGVYMECGHIDDEQEKIIIDRLQAVIRKRPGISSFERRMLNG; encoded by the coding sequence TTGATTGGAAACAAACAGATTATCACGATAAAAGGTACCCGGGAAGGGTTGTCCTTGCATATGGATGATGCCTGCTCTTTCGAGGAATTGCTGAAGGAATTGGAAGAGAAGCTTGCTGCTAATCGTATTGATTCGGCTGATCACCTTGTTGGTGTACATATTCAATTAGGTAACAGGTATTTGTACAAGGAGCAGGAGGAAACCCTCCGTAAGATGATTACGAGTAAACAGCGATTAAAAATAGAATCCATCCATTCTGATGTCATTACGAAACAAGCGGCGACTGAGTGGAAGGAAGAAGCGGAAGTGAAGGCTGTCAGCCGCGTCGTCCGTTCTGGTCAGGTTCTGGAAGTAAAGGGTGACTTACTGCTGCTTGGTGATGTGAATCCCGGAGGCTGTGTGACAGCTACCGGAAATATTTTCGTCATGGGGAATCTGCTCGGGATAGCGCATGCGGGCAAGGAAGGCAACGCTGATGCTGTCATCGCTGCTTCCTATATGAATCCGACTCAGCTTCGGATAGCGGATTATATCAGCCGCGCGCCCGATCATGAGACAGATGGTGTTTATATGGAATGCGGACATATCGATGATGAACAGGAAAAGATTATCATTGACCGTTTGCAGGCAGTAATCCGCAAACGTCCGGGCATCAGCAGTTTCGAGAGGAGAATGTTAAATGGGTGA
- the rplU gene encoding 50S ribosomal protein L21 — MYAIIETGGKQVKVTEGQTIYVEKLDGENGAEVTFDKVLVVGGDDVKIGAPFVEGATVTATVEKQGRAKKINVIKFKAKKNYKRKQGHRQPYTKLTIGKINA; from the coding sequence ATGTACGCAATTATTGAAACTGGTGGAAAACAAGTTAAAGTAACAGAAGGACAAACTATCTACGTTGAGAAATTGGACGGAGAGAACGGTGCGGAAGTTACTTTTGACAAAGTATTGGTAGTTGGTGGCGACGATGTTAAAATCGGTGCTCCATTCGTTGAAGGTGCGACGGTTACTGCAACTGTTGAGAAGCAAGGCCGCGCTAAAAAGATCAACGTGATCAAGTTTAAAGCGAAGAAAAACTACAAACGCAAACAAGGCCATCGTCAACCTTACACTAAATTGACAATCGGCAAAATCAACGCGTAA
- a CDS encoding SPOR domain-containing protein, with protein sequence MEEKKGFSVKIGGKKPKKQQQQSKEEMIGEGSYTLYDEEAAATVEKDVPVLDQLNKKKSEKNAVSLSPFAKKLAAAALGAALIGVVLGFLLLRYTAGIESETSGVAAPIATKEAAANAGAFGDLTAYVVQGGVYNQEDIGQDVVQKYADAGIPAVLWEKNGQFFLLTGMAGSQEEADTLGSQLQAQGYESYVKQWDPGVEAASSAWLDELAVLLAAGDNQDAALWKAWQEKIPAEAKSVKAVSDEAVSAMEQGTFTASMLLPVWHEAATLAAEGQ encoded by the coding sequence ATGGAAGAGAAAAAGGGGTTTTCCGTCAAGATTGGCGGTAAGAAGCCGAAGAAACAACAGCAGCAGTCAAAAGAAGAGATGATCGGTGAGGGAAGCTACACACTTTATGACGAAGAAGCGGCGGCAACGGTCGAAAAGGATGTTCCTGTATTGGATCAGCTGAATAAGAAGAAATCAGAGAAAAATGCAGTATCTTTGTCTCCTTTTGCGAAGAAGCTGGCTGCAGCTGCACTTGGTGCTGCGCTCATAGGAGTTGTGTTAGGATTCCTGCTGCTACGTTATACAGCAGGTATTGAATCGGAGACAAGCGGTGTGGCGGCCCCGATCGCGACAAAGGAAGCCGCTGCTAACGCGGGAGCGTTTGGTGATCTGACAGCTTACGTTGTGCAGGGCGGCGTCTATAATCAAGAAGATATCGGGCAGGATGTTGTACAAAAATATGCTGATGCAGGGATCCCGGCAGTATTATGGGAAAAGAACGGCCAGTTCTTCTTGTTGACAGGTATGGCAGGTTCGCAGGAAGAAGCTGACACACTTGGCTCCCAGCTGCAGGCGCAAGGATATGAAAGCTATGTGAAGCAATGGGACCCTGGAGTCGAGGCTGCCAGCAGTGCTTGGCTGGACGAGCTGGCTGTTTTGCTTGCAGCAGGGGATAACCAGGATGCGGCTCTTTGGAAAGCATGGCAGGAGAAAATCCCTGCAGAAGCGAAGAGTGTCAAAGCAGTATCTGATGAAGCAGTCAGCGCTATGGAGCAAGGGACATTTACAGCTAGTATGCTGCTGCCGGTATGGCATGAAGCTGCCACTCTAGCAGCTGAAGGTCAATGA
- the mreD gene encoding rod shape-determining protein MreD has translation MKKLYLPLIMLLIVCFEGVATAMLPEQFIGGDTWLIPHWSLLFLVLIAMLYDLDNSYYSLLYALIFGLLKDIVYTDMLGVYMFTYGFSIYLILELRRVLHGNILVAAVLGMLSIVFADIIGYFIYHLIGITPLGFGTYLLHRLLPTLGANLIMLVILYLIFHKPLQKWSDSQLRRTTSL, from the coding sequence ATGAAAAAGCTATACTTGCCCCTGATTATGCTTTTGATCGTTTGTTTTGAAGGAGTTGCCACCGCCATGCTGCCAGAGCAGTTCATTGGCGGTGACACTTGGCTGATTCCACATTGGAGTCTTTTGTTCCTTGTACTGATCGCGATGCTTTATGACTTGGATAATTCGTATTACAGTCTGTTATATGCACTTATTTTCGGGCTTCTGAAGGATATTGTCTATACAGATATGCTTGGTGTTTATATGTTCACATATGGATTCAGCATCTACTTGATCCTGGAACTGCGCAGAGTGCTGCATGGGAATATCCTTGTAGCTGCAGTGCTGGGGATGCTGTCGATTGTTTTCGCCGATATAATCGGCTATTTTATCTATCATTTAATTGGCATCACGCCGCTGGGATTCGGTACATATTTATTGCACCGCCTCTTGCCGACGCTTGGCGCCAACCTTATCATGCTTGTAATCTTGTATCTGATTTTCCACAAGCCTCTGCAGAAATGGTCCGATTCGCAGCTTAGAAGAACGACTAGCTTATAG
- a CDS encoding prepilin peptidase, protein MSVFFLIYFVVLGALFGSFYNVVGMRILEERMFKAERSICPDCKQQIKPYDLIPIISFLILHGKCRNCKQNISLIYPLNELATGLLFGYSFYLFGIGWDLGLALLLVSIGAILFVTDMRFLLIPNKVLLFFLPLFIILRFITPLDPWWDSIIGSFFAFILLFLVILLSRGGMGGGDLKLFVLLGYILGWKGILLTFVFASILGAIISIFLLYINVIKRNQLIPFGPYILAAALFSYFHGETFVCWYSQLIFTSLCE, encoded by the coding sequence ATGTCAGTTTTTTTCTTGATTTATTTCGTTGTTCTAGGAGCTTTGTTCGGGTCATTCTACAATGTTGTGGGTATGAGAATACTTGAGGAGAGAATGTTTAAGGCAGAACGTTCAATTTGTCCGGACTGTAAGCAGCAAATTAAACCATATGATCTGATACCTATCATTTCCTTTCTTATATTACATGGTAAATGTCGAAACTGTAAACAGAATATTTCACTTATCTATCCTTTGAATGAGCTTGCAACCGGTCTGCTTTTTGGTTATAGCTTTTATTTGTTCGGTATAGGATGGGATCTCGGTTTGGCTCTTCTATTGGTATCAATCGGTGCAATTTTATTTGTGACGGATATGCGATTTCTACTCATTCCAAATAAAGTCCTTCTATTTTTCCTCCCTCTATTCATCATTCTTCGATTTATTACTCCATTGGATCCATGGTGGGACTCCATAATCGGATCATTCTTTGCGTTTATCCTACTTTTCCTTGTCATTCTATTAAGCCGTGGTGGTATGGGTGGTGGAGACTTAAAATTATTTGTACTGCTAGGCTATATACTTGGCTGGAAAGGCATTCTGCTTACCTTTGTATTTGCATCAATATTAGGTGCCATAATTAGTATTTTCCTTCTTTATATAAATGTTATAAAGAGGAACCAATTAATTCCTTTTGGTCCATATATTTTAGCTGCAGCACTATTTTCATATTTTCACGGTGAAACATTTGTGTGTTGGTATAGTCAATTAATCTTTACATCACTTTGTGAATAA
- a CDS encoding trimeric intracellular cation channel family protein: protein MTWDIFSIIGTAAFAISGALVAMDEKYDVFGVYILGFVTAFGGGAIRNLLIGLPVSYLWSQTTLFYISLISITIILIFPKLMSYSWKKAGLYADAIGLAAFAIQGALHAASLDHSLLAIMVAAFLTGSGGGILRDVLAGRKPYVFKAEIYGTWAALAGLVIGLGASDHPILLYALFAAIIFLRIFSFHRKWQLPVPKMHYQ, encoded by the coding sequence ATGACATGGGATATTTTCAGTATTATCGGTACTGCTGCTTTCGCAATAAGTGGTGCCCTCGTCGCCATGGACGAGAAGTATGATGTGTTCGGCGTTTATATATTAGGTTTTGTGACTGCATTTGGCGGAGGAGCGATTCGTAATTTATTAATCGGATTGCCAGTCTCTTATTTATGGTCCCAAACGACTTTATTTTATATTTCACTTATTTCCATTACCATCATTTTGATTTTCCCAAAGCTGATGAGCTATTCATGGAAAAAGGCAGGTTTGTATGCTGATGCAATAGGTTTGGCGGCATTTGCCATACAAGGAGCGCTGCATGCTGCTAGTCTTGATCATAGTCTGCTTGCCATAATGGTTGCTGCATTCCTGACGGGAAGCGGAGGCGGCATACTTCGAGATGTACTGGCCGGCAGGAAGCCATATGTGTTCAAAGCGGAAATCTACGGAACTTGGGCTGCGTTGGCGGGACTTGTCATTGGGCTTGGAGCTTCTGATCATCCCATTTTGCTTTATGCTTTGTTTGCAGCCATCATTTTCCTGCGTATTTTTTCCTTCCATCGGAAATGGCAGCTGCCTGTTCCGAAAATGCATTATCAATGA
- a CDS encoding ribonuclease E/G has protein sequence MLSLYMFFKGTEKAALTVQRGQVQEVFLDRPGMGSKVGSIYKGIIRHVDHGLQAAFVDYGEDRQGFLQREEVPACKQDQSLRIEQVIQEGQALYVQVQKDAYGTKGAKLSAIITIPGTGLVYLPDGNYVAVSKKLSEERAAKWKAQMTDLLTPGEGVIVRTEADRLSEEVLLEELERLRDKWRAFSTQKANPPAVIYRDALIPDQLLRRFPPGTLGEVVVDDGFEARQLRQQYPELSEKIRWEREAETLLPQPLSVLWDRLVSPITSIDRGITLHIDQTEAMTVIDVNSGGYTGHSDKNQTAVMVNQLAAKAIAREIQLRNLSGIILIDFVSMKRPDQQRAVLQTFRQALQQDTQRTEVYGFTKLGLLEMSRKRERPSLMEQLQAPILRSLSFETKCFQLEREIISLSADKTYLLSGRKEQINHFLKLTGSNPAYEAVFVNFQDTNELKLTETDMETVRRDGLDSLDNLF, from the coding sequence ATGCTATCATTATATATGTTTTTCAAAGGAACAGAAAAAGCAGCTTTAACAGTGCAGCGCGGCCAAGTGCAGGAAGTGTTCTTGGATCGGCCGGGTATGGGCTCGAAAGTTGGAAGCATTTATAAAGGAATTATACGGCATGTGGATCACGGCCTGCAGGCGGCCTTCGTCGATTATGGTGAAGACCGGCAAGGATTTTTGCAGCGTGAGGAAGTTCCAGCATGCAAACAAGATCAATCGCTCCGTATCGAGCAGGTAATACAGGAGGGACAGGCTCTTTACGTTCAAGTACAAAAAGACGCCTATGGTACAAAAGGGGCGAAGCTTTCCGCTATTATCACTATTCCGGGGACCGGCCTCGTTTATTTGCCGGATGGGAACTACGTAGCTGTATCTAAGAAATTGTCGGAAGAGAGAGCAGCTAAATGGAAAGCACAGATGACGGATCTCCTGACACCAGGAGAAGGTGTCATTGTACGTACAGAAGCAGATAGATTATCAGAAGAAGTTTTATTAGAAGAACTGGAGCGTCTTCGAGATAAGTGGCGTGCTTTTTCAACACAGAAAGCTAATCCGCCTGCGGTTATTTACCGAGATGCTCTTATTCCGGATCAGCTGCTCCGTCGCTTTCCACCAGGAACTTTAGGTGAGGTCGTGGTAGATGATGGGTTCGAAGCGAGACAGCTTCGCCAGCAGTATCCAGAGCTTAGCGAGAAGATCAGGTGGGAACGAGAGGCAGAAACACTCCTGCCTCAGCCACTGTCTGTACTTTGGGACCGTCTGGTTTCGCCGATTACGAGTATTGACAGAGGCATCACCTTGCATATCGATCAAACAGAAGCAATGACGGTCATTGATGTAAACAGTGGCGGCTACACAGGTCATTCGGATAAGAACCAGACAGCTGTCATGGTCAATCAGCTGGCGGCAAAGGCAATTGCCCGGGAAATTCAATTGCGCAATCTGTCAGGGATCATACTGATAGATTTTGTATCCATGAAACGGCCGGATCAACAGCGCGCTGTTTTGCAAACTTTTCGGCAAGCACTCCAGCAGGATACACAGCGGACGGAAGTCTATGGATTTACGAAGCTCGGCCTTTTGGAAATGTCGCGGAAACGAGAACGGCCGTCCTTAATGGAACAGCTGCAAGCTCCGATCCTCAGAAGTTTATCCTTTGAGACGAAATGTTTTCAGCTTGAACGGGAAATCATTAGTCTGTCAGCAGACAAGACATATCTTCTCTCAGGCAGAAAGGAACAGATCAATCATTTTCTTAAGCTGACAGGCAGCAATCCTGCCTATGAAGCCGTATTTGTGAATTTCCAGGATACAAATGAACTCAAACTTACGGAGACAGATATGGAAACTGTAAGAAGAGATGGGTTAGATAGTCTTGACAATCTTTTTTGA
- a CDS encoding rod shape-determining protein: protein MAKFSFSQDLGIDLGTANTLVFVKGKGVVVREPSVVATNVETGQVEAVGGDARNMIGRTPGNIRVIRPMKDGVIADYDTTATMMKYYIKQAQRNRSSFAKKPNVMVCVPSGITMVEERAVIDATKQAGAKDAFPIAEPFAAAIGAGLPVWEPTGSMIVDIGGGTTEVAIISLGGIVTSQSIRTAGDDMDEAIIHYIRKTYNLMIGERSAEQLKMDLGHAGVPEADEETEIRGRDLLTGLPKTISVSAKEISGALADTVSAIVDAVKLTLEKTPPELAADIMDRGIVLSGGGALLRNLDSVISEETKMPVFVAENPLDSVAIGTGKSLEFIEHFRSHPHVFSKATKN, encoded by the coding sequence GTGGCGAAATTCAGTTTTTCACAAGACCTGGGCATCGACTTGGGCACAGCAAATACATTGGTTTTTGTAAAAGGAAAAGGCGTAGTCGTCCGTGAGCCTTCTGTCGTGGCGACAAATGTAGAAACAGGCCAGGTAGAGGCAGTTGGCGGCGACGCTCGTAATATGATTGGCAGAACACCAGGAAATATCCGTGTCATCCGTCCGATGAAGGATGGCGTCATCGCGGATTACGATACAACAGCGACAATGATGAAGTATTACATCAAACAGGCACAGCGTAATCGCTCTTCATTCGCAAAGAAGCCTAACGTAATGGTTTGTGTGCCATCAGGTATCACAATGGTTGAGGAACGCGCGGTTATCGACGCAACAAAACAAGCAGGTGCAAAGGATGCTTTCCCAATTGCTGAGCCTTTCGCTGCTGCAATCGGTGCTGGTCTTCCTGTATGGGAACCGACTGGAAGTATGATCGTTGATATCGGCGGCGGTACGACAGAAGTCGCAATCATCAGCTTAGGTGGTATTGTTACAAGCCAATCGATCCGTACAGCCGGAGACGATATGGATGAAGCAATCATCCATTACATCCGCAAAACGTACAACTTGATGATCGGGGAACGTTCTGCAGAGCAATTGAAGATGGATCTTGGTCATGCTGGTGTACCGGAGGCAGATGAAGAAACAGAAATTCGCGGACGCGATTTGCTGACTGGTCTTCCGAAAACAATCAGTGTGAGCGCGAAGGAAATCTCAGGAGCTTTAGCCGACACAGTCAGTGCGATTGTGGATGCTGTGAAACTTACACTTGAAAAAACACCGCCTGAATTGGCTGCTGATATTATGGATCGCGGTATTGTTCTTTCTGGTGGCGGCGCATTGCTTCGCAACTTGGACAGCGTTATCAGCGAAGAAACTAAAATGCCGGTGTTCGTTGCGGAAAATCCGCTTGACAGTGTAGCAATCGGTACAGGTAAATCACTTGAATTCATCGAGCATTTCCGTTCGCATCCACATGTGTTTTCCAAAGCTACTAAAAATTAA
- a CDS encoding M23 family metallopeptidase produces the protein MGKNLHSVRKGIAERKRLKGEQIQKGMANTVRSFPVDEEESHGFPPHPKYDPPNSQDNSKFASRFMLRLIVSASLFFGTAIYLQADHPIIEKTKATVLTALTEEFPFATVNSWYQERFGDPVALSPGGDSTDTVEAQAMPVNGTVVQPFEESKEGILIESSQQSDVVAVDEGIVIFAGNDQDTGKTIILQHADKSKSIYGHLHAIEVNQYQRIGANEKIGEFVPNAENAQSVYFALQQGNKYLNPIQEAEVDAP, from the coding sequence ATGGGCAAGAATCTGCATTCGGTACGGAAAGGAATTGCTGAACGTAAACGTCTGAAAGGGGAACAAATTCAGAAAGGCATGGCAAATACAGTTAGATCATTTCCAGTGGATGAAGAAGAATCTCATGGGTTCCCGCCGCATCCAAAATATGATCCGCCGAATTCGCAGGATAATTCGAAATTTGCTTCTCGATTCATGTTGCGGCTGATCGTATCTGCCAGTCTGTTCTTTGGTACGGCCATCTACCTGCAAGCTGACCATCCGATTATCGAAAAAACAAAGGCAACAGTACTGACAGCATTGACGGAAGAGTTTCCTTTCGCTACTGTGAATAGCTGGTATCAGGAAAGATTCGGCGATCCAGTGGCACTAAGCCCTGGTGGTGATAGTACTGATACTGTAGAAGCACAGGCGATGCCGGTGAATGGAACCGTCGTGCAGCCATTTGAAGAATCAAAAGAGGGTATTCTAATCGAATCATCGCAGCAATCCGATGTGGTAGCAGTTGACGAAGGGATCGTCATTTTCGCAGGGAATGATCAAGATACAGGTAAGACCATCATTCTCCAGCATGCAGATAAAAGCAAAAGTATCTACGGCCATTTGCATGCTATTGAGGTGAATCAATACCAGAGAATCGGGGCCAATGAAAAGATAGGTGAATTTGTACCGAATGCAGAAAATGCCCAGTCTGTCTATTTTGCCTTGCAGCAGGGGAATAAGTATTTGAATCCGATCCAGGAGGCAGAAGTTGACGCGCCATAA
- the minD gene encoding septum site-determining protein MinD, producing the protein MGEAIVITSGKGGVGKTTTSANLGTALALMEKKVCLIDTDIGLRNLDVVMGLENRIIYDIIDVIVGRCALKQALIKDKRFDHLYLLPAAQTSDKTDLTPDGMEKIVAELKPEFDYIIIDCPAGIEQGYKNAVAGADKAIVVTTPEKPSVRDADRIIGLLEQEDIEPPKLIVNRIRNHMVQEGDMLEVDEIVQVLSIDLLGIVADDEEVIKAANHGEPVAFQPNTKASIAYRNIARRILGESVPLMSFESEKGMFSRLKKLFSKSK; encoded by the coding sequence ATGGGTGAAGCAATCGTTATTACATCCGGTAAGGGAGGAGTAGGAAAGACGACTACTTCTGCCAATCTGGGAACAGCGCTTGCACTGATGGAGAAAAAAGTATGTTTGATTGATACGGATATCGGTCTGCGGAATCTTGATGTTGTGATGGGCCTTGAAAATAGAATCATCTATGACATCATCGATGTAATTGTCGGCAGATGTGCGCTGAAACAGGCGTTGATCAAAGACAAGCGTTTCGATCATCTTTACTTACTGCCAGCTGCCCAAACAAGCGATAAAACGGACTTGACACCCGATGGGATGGAAAAAATCGTAGCCGAGCTGAAGCCGGAATTCGATTACATCATCATTGATTGTCCGGCCGGTATCGAACAGGGCTATAAAAATGCTGTAGCAGGAGCGGATAAAGCGATTGTCGTCACCACACCGGAAAAACCGAGTGTACGTGATGCGGACCGCATTATCGGCTTGCTGGAGCAGGAGGATATCGAACCTCCTAAATTGATCGTCAACCGGATCCGTAACCATATGGTGCAAGAAGGCGACATGCTGGAAGTGGATGAAATTGTCCAAGTACTGTCGATCGACTTGCTCGGTATTGTTGCAGACGATGAAGAGGTTATCAAAGCTGCCAATCACGGGGAGCCGGTTGCTTTTCAACCGAATACGAAAGCGAGTATTGCTTATCGCAATATCGCACGACGCATTCTAGGTGAGTCAGTGCCGCTTATGAGCTTTGAGAGTGAAAAAGGCATGTTCAGCCGGTTGAAAAAACTTTTTTCCAAAAGTAAATGA
- a CDS encoding M50 family metallopeptidase, whose product MTRHNWLPPIHLHPVFWGFLLLAVLTGMLMEVLILFIIVLLHEMGHYLAARHFRWRIRRIMLWVFGGVMETDEQGNRRALEEAIVILSGPAVHLILYAALYSLSAISIPQSVLETAYMYNTTILLFNLLPIWPLDGGKLIGLLLSLQMPYRKAHTTLILVSWMIGTAVLLYVCMAMPFTLSTVSLLCFLLWENRLEWKRRYYVFLRFLLQRATYGTNAGISTPIFATSETALLDVLSQYRRNRRHIIVVKGKNALLDEQQCSDMYFKRKQAHCTVADILQQNRQ is encoded by the coding sequence TTGACGCGCCATAATTGGCTGCCGCCGATTCACTTACATCCGGTATTCTGGGGTTTCCTGCTGCTTGCTGTATTGACCGGGATGCTTATGGAAGTACTTATTCTATTCATCATAGTACTGCTGCATGAAATGGGACATTATTTGGCGGCACGTCATTTTCGCTGGCGTATCCGCCGTATCATGCTATGGGTTTTCGGCGGTGTGATGGAAACCGACGAACAAGGAAATCGAAGGGCTCTGGAAGAAGCAATCGTGATTCTTTCAGGACCAGCTGTCCACCTAATTCTGTATGCGGCGCTATACAGCCTTTCTGCTATATCTATACCGCAATCCGTACTGGAGACAGCTTATATGTATAATACGACCATTCTTCTTTTTAACCTGCTGCCTATTTGGCCGCTTGATGGCGGTAAACTGATTGGATTATTACTGTCCTTGCAAATGCCCTACCGGAAGGCTCATACCACTCTTATCCTTGTCAGCTGGATGATCGGTACAGCTGTTCTTCTGTATGTGTGCATGGCCATGCCATTTACATTGAGTACAGTCAGCCTTCTCTGTTTTCTATTGTGGGAAAATCGGCTAGAATGGAAACGACGCTATTATGTCTTTCTGCGTTTCCTGCTGCAGCGTGCTACATACGGGACGAATGCTGGGATCAGCACGCCGATTTTTGCTACATCGGAAACAGCTCTCCTGGATGTACTGTCACAATACAGGAGAAACAGGCGGCATATAATTGTAGTGAAGGGGAAAAATGCATTATTGGACGAACAGCAATGCAGTGATATGTACTTCAAGCGGAAGCAGGCACATTGTACAGTGGCGGATATTCTGCAACAAAACAGACAGTGA
- the radC gene encoding DNA repair protein RadC, giving the protein MAIKSVPKEDRPRERLLELGPAHLSNAELFAILLGSGTKDESVTLLAQRLLMHFEGLQLLRDATIEELTAIKGIGTAKGVLILAAIELGQRLYRYKPAERYTIRSPKDGADYVMEEMRNLSQEHFVVLFLNTKNHIIHRQTIFIGSLNASIVHPREIFREAVRRSAASIICAHNHPSGDPSPSQEDIHVTKRLLECGKMIGIELLDHLVIGDRKFISLKEKGYL; this is encoded by the coding sequence ATGGCGATAAAATCGGTACCAAAGGAGGATCGTCCACGGGAAAGGCTGCTGGAGCTAGGACCTGCGCATTTGTCCAATGCAGAATTATTCGCCATCCTATTAGGAAGCGGAACCAAGGACGAGTCTGTCACATTGCTTGCGCAGCGGCTTTTGATGCATTTTGAAGGTTTGCAGCTCCTGCGTGATGCGACCATTGAGGAGCTGACAGCTATTAAAGGAATTGGTACTGCAAAAGGAGTGCTTATTTTGGCTGCAATCGAACTTGGGCAAAGGCTGTATCGATACAAGCCGGCAGAACGTTACACGATCCGAAGCCCAAAGGACGGGGCAGATTATGTAATGGAAGAAATGCGCAATCTAAGCCAGGAGCATTTTGTCGTCTTATTTCTCAATACGAAGAATCATATCATCCATCGTCAGACGATCTTCATTGGCAGCCTCAACGCCTCCATCGTCCATCCCCGCGAGATATTCCGCGAAGCTGTCCGTCGTTCTGCTGCCAGCATTATATGTGCTCATAATCATCCCTCTGGTGATCCTTCCCCCTCACAGGAGGATATCCATGTGACAAAGCGATTGCTGGAGTGTGGGAAGATGATCGGGATCGAGCTTTTGGATCATCTTGTCATTGGTGACCGAAAGTTTATTTCATTGAAGGAAAAAGGATACTTGTAA
- the mreC gene encoding rod shape-determining protein MreC, protein MNFFKKKRMFLFLIAIIILVGLIGFSTRDRSSQTLPEQIISDTVGFVQNIFSKPAQFTSTVVTNIKNLKNTYEENQVLKSKVDDYKGLQFRYQELEKQYDDLKATNDSFNQYTSMDYDPIPADVIVRSPEGWFDQLTIDKGSDDGIETNMAVMTASGMIGKIEDVSRSTSSVQLLSGFNETNRISAQISGGENEDGEKQDTIFGLIEGYDEKDGMLLFTGVKPELEVKKGSTVLSSGLGGVFPKGLPIGEVDSVELDQYGLSQTVHVKPTADLYDIEKVIVVDAASEDASSSNGDEGL, encoded by the coding sequence ATGAATTTCTTTAAGAAAAAAAGGATGTTCTTATTCCTGATTGCGATCATCATCCTAGTCGGATTGATTGGTTTTTCAACCAGGGATCGGAGCAGCCAGACATTACCAGAACAAATAATCAGTGATACCGTAGGGTTTGTGCAGAATATCTTCTCCAAACCTGCACAGTTCACCTCTACGGTAGTGACGAATATTAAAAATCTTAAGAACACCTACGAAGAAAATCAGGTGCTTAAATCGAAAGTAGACGATTACAAAGGCTTGCAATTCCGCTATCAGGAATTGGAAAAGCAGTACGACGACCTGAAAGCAACCAATGATTCTTTCAATCAGTACACATCGATGGATTACGATCCCATTCCAGCTGATGTCATCGTACGCAGTCCAGAAGGCTGGTTTGACCAGCTGACGATTGATAAGGGATCTGACGATGGCATCGAGACGAACATGGCTGTCATGACAGCCAGTGGCATGATTGGAAAAATCGAGGACGTCAGCCGCAGTACTTCTTCCGTACAATTGTTGAGTGGGTTCAACGAGACTAACCGTATTTCTGCTCAGATATCTGGTGGAGAGAACGAAGACGGTGAAAAACAGGATACAATCTTCGGCTTGATCGAAGGCTATGATGAGAAAGATGGTATGTTGCTGTTTACAGGTGTGAAACCTGAACTGGAAGTGAAGAAAGGTTCTACAGTTCTATCCTCTGGCCTGGGTGGTGTATTCCCGAAAGGACTTCCGATTGGGGAAGTTGATTCTGTTGAATTGGACCAATATGGTTTGTCTCAAACTGTCCATGTCAAACCAACAGCTGACTTGTATGACATTGAAAAGGTGATTGTGGTAGATGCTGCATCTGAAGACGCCTCGTCAAGTAACGGAGATGAGGGTCTGTGA